The genome window GTACATTAGAAATTTCGAATTCATATTGTGTTTTTTTAGTATGATACTCAATCCtaaagaaaataagagaaacaaaagaccattcaaattaattataaattaaatgtaACCATGACAAGGAAAGTGTCAATTTTTCAATTGATGTAATTTATCTAAAATTTCATTGTATTATTAGGCATTCGATGACAATTTAGTTTAGTAGTATTTGGTCTCCACTTTGTTGAGATAATTGAGATTAAATATTGAAGAAATTGaggttttatcataaaattTATTGACAATTAATATGGGGAGTAGCGCCCAATTACTTATAGGCCTATTTAAGGTCATTCTCTCATCAATTAATGTGGAATTCATCTCAACATGTTTCCTCACGTGTGGTGACTTTTTAACCAAAACATGTGAACAACACAGATGAGGTGATATGAAGCACGTGCGGCCACTGGATTTAACACTTAGGATAACTTGCTCTGGTACCATAAAGAAATTAATGTTTCACTATAAAATCAAGAGGCAATGTGGAAAGTATCCCAACTACTTTTAAGCACATGCAATGCAAGGTCCCTTCTCTCGTCATGAAATTCATCTCAAACAAATATCATGTAGTACCACAGTCGTTGAATATAAAAAAtgctttgtttttatttttttagttgaaCAAACTAAGTATACGCAATATCATGGAGTCTCCAATATCATTTACACTCACTTTTTTATTAACATGAAGGCCTTTCGTCATTTGGAAATGTGTCAAAGACATAGTATTATCACATTTTGAAGTAGAACCAGACACCGTCACACACACCAAACCCTCGACAGATGAAGTGTAGTTAAATTTCACAACTGTAAGTCAAGCGAAGTCGGAAAACTCTGTTATATAGTTCTCTACCCCCCTTCACTTGGGCACCTTGagtgatctctctctctctctctctctctctctctgcacatGCTGTAAGAACTTCAATATTACTACTGTAATGAGGAAACCTTGCTGTGAGAAGAGAAAGACGAACAAAGGAGCATGGTCGAAGCAAGAAGATGAGAAGCTCACTCAATATGTTGAAAAAAATGGCGAAGGAAGCTGGCGTTCCCTTCCACTAGCTGCAGGTATACATGCACTTCCTCTTGAACTTACAAAATTAACccaatcaaccaaaaacatGTTCAAGCAGTGGATTGCTCCCGTGGATTGAGGTTCTtagagtttttgtttttacaCCCCACTGCTTCTTCGATTTAACCATCTTCCTCTCTTAATGTAATTTAGAGTAGTAATATTGTtggtaagaaagaaaaaaaagcactAACATGCACAAATTCactcacatacacacacatactcaTGCAGTTCTCAATTAATTTAGAACTTATAATTTTTTGcttgaaaaatataatatatatatattaaaaaaaattaatgaaaatgaattgaaaattttgagttttaacgataaggacaaaataaagggtaaagtaaatagtaccaggattgactttttagtgtaaaaatataatttttcgttaaaataaacagtagcagaagtttttcgttaaagttccctaaactatttttgattaattttaattgttgatCATATTTTGAAATTAATAATGGTACAGGCTTGCTTCGTTGTGGAAAGAGCTGTAGATTAAGATGGGTAAATTATCTAAGGCCAAACGTGAAACGTGGCAACTTTGGTGAAGATGAAGAGGACCTAATCATCAGGCTCCATGCACTTCTTGGAAATAGGTATACTGCACGTGCCATcttttataaaattatattatacAATATGTTGACAACAtttgagaaaatgaagaaaaaagggaaaattttgAGTAAAAGATAACCATCTCTCTACCATAGACATGCAGTAGTAGTGTTTCTGAAAAATTCCCAGCAGCAAATGGAAAAAGGGAATGGGAATATTTTGATAGGGTGGAATATCAGGGGGcaaaataattttcaaaagGTCTCACTTTTTTTCATTGGAACCTTGTACATTTGCTAGAATCTGAATAAACTGCAACGATAACCTAATTGAAAATGTATGCTCCtttctacacacacacatacatatatatatggaaatgtGTGTATAAATACGTTAAGTTGAATAGTTAAGGGATGTTGatttggttttcagttttcaaaaaatCAAATAGTTATTTGAGGGTCCCTAAATATAGCCATATAGGTAGGTAGGTCTTCTTCATTCACTAATTAAAGTACCAATTGCTGGACTATATACTGATCATGTATTTATACTTGTCAAATAGGTGGTCGTTAATTGCTGGAAGATTGCCGGGACGAACTGACAATGAAGTGAAGAATTACTGGAACACTCATCTAAGGAGAAAACTAATACAAATGGGAGTTGACCCCAATAACCATCGCATAGGACACACACACAATATTGGCCTTACAAAACCATCATTTGGCTCCAGAAAAGTAAATTATCCCTCTAAACCTGTTAATTCCCAAGGGGATAAAGACTCTGATCACATTAAACCATTGTCAGATTCTACCAGTGGCCCGGAAAGCAACACAAGCTGCAGTGGTTTGCCTGACCTCAATCTTGATCTCACGATTGGCCCTCTAAGTTCATTCGGATACTGAATAGGTCTTAATTAGTTGAGTTTCTCTTTGGTCATAGTTCAAATCTTTAATAGCTAGAGATAATTTTTTTCATGCTAAATAGGACTAGCAAAAAAGCAGAATTAGTTAGTTCAATAGTTATGTAAATGGAGACTTGAGAGAGAAATTAAGAATGTGGTTAGCTGGACGCATTTTTTGCTATGCTGGCTCCAAGGTTTTGTCAAATCAATGTTTATTAGATTATGATTGAGTAACTTGTAGATATTTCGAAAAAGCTTACAGTTACACTCGCACTCCTAACTAttgtaaaaaactaaaaatttattcaaCTTTTAACTAATTGTAAAAAATTTGTAACTCGGTTAATTTTTATGCCGCTTTTATCAAAAGAATTAGTTCCTATAGTTAGGTGGAATGGTAAAATTCATCTACTTGCTGGTTGACTATTGTGGACGCCAGTATATCGGCCATGATACTGAACCATGTCTATATGCATCTACACATGCTTTAAGAATACAACAATCCATCACGACTTACAGATTATCTCAGGGGATACAACAGAGAATTTAGCAACTGTTCAAACTAAGCTAGCTAGgttattattttgtttgtaaTGCAAAGAGGTAAGGAAGGAATGAAACGagaattttaaattatttatggTGATACAAGAAACCAAGCCTTTACTCTTTTTACATAACTGACATCTGACACTTCAGGCAACAAGTAGATAAGGCAGAAGTTGCAGTTAATATTGTAGACCACAATATTACTAGCGAAAGACTTGCCAGCTGTCGAAAATCTAAGTTAATATTCTATATATCTAAATATTACAAGGTTGAGAAGGCCGGTGGATTGagaaacatatatacatataaaattgcacaaaaaaattacaaaaattaatgtGTGCTTGACCGCTAGTAAATTTCTGGTGATCAGTAACTTACAACGTGAATATCCCCTAGCTGCCTTACATATAATAtgaagaaaactaataaaaaagattTCAAATCTCtactttttaattataaattatttattaattttatttaatgataaagataaaagaattataaaaaaaaacataaaaagctAAAAACATGCGCTGGGCGTACGTGAAGCAACCGCATGAGCAGCCATATTGCCACTCCGCGGGACAAACAGAAACTTCACCTCCTCTAGTTGAGGGGTTAAGAATAAATTACAGTCGAAAGTAGCATCCGTAGAAACCTCTCCATTGATCATCTTAACTAAGGATTGAGCATCAGACTCTATCTCAACCTTCGAGCATCCTTGTTCCCAGCAGAAAATCAGTGCAGCACGAACTGCAGCTGCTTCCACCACCGCAGCATTATTGAAAAAACAGCCTCCCGCCCTCCCGCCATCTTCAGTATACCTGCAAAGTTCCTCATAACCCATCCATAACCTCCCCGCATTGTCTTCGCACTCCAAGCCCCGTCTCAAATCACCTTCAACGTACCAAATAAAGGCCTCCTCCATCGCACCCTTACGCCAGCAAATTCATCCTCTAAAGCGGCCTGACCAATTGGTGTCAGCACCTTTTGGTAGGTTGAGCATCCCTATATTCCTGAAGGTGTTGTCTTAAAATCACCATGACCTCCACTGGGGTTTtcaaatagaaaacttcattttaatccttaaaaaagatgagttttagattataaccatatgtaagattaaaatctaattttagtccctagcacatttaatcatatcatttattagttgtattttgatgtttaattttatctttttatttttattttaatgtattaattacatttacatttaatttttatttcattcatcataatatattttaatgtctacatttaggcaactaaattttttataatatatattccgataacaattttgtatgttcttcatttaggtacattaatacatttgaatattttggtatatctatcggtacaaacatgtagttacattgattcaatataatgcatttcgTTACGTACACTTTGATACACATATTTGagtattgacttttaggtacattaattcaattattatttcggtaaatacatttaggtatatacattttggtattgatatttaggtacatacattttcggtattgacatttaggttcgtacattttggtacatacatttcggtattgacatttaggtacattaattcaatataatacatttcagtgcatacatttaggttcattataatatatttcggtacaatcatgtaggtacaaatattttggtacaaaaaaaatcaacaacaacaacaacaacaacaacaaagccttttcccactaagtggggtcggctatatgaatcctagaacgccattgcgctcggttttgtgtcatgtcctccgttagatccaagtaatcaagtcttttcttagggtctcttccaaagttttcctaggtcttcctctaccccttcggccctgaacttctgtcccgtagtcacattttcgaaccggagcgtcagtaggccttctttgcagatgtccaaaccaccggaaccgattttctctcatatttccttcaattttggctactcctactttaccttggatatcctcattcccaatcttatcctttctcgtgtgcccatacatcccacgaagcatcctcatctccgctacacccattttgtgtacgtgttgatgcttcacggcccaacattctgtgccatacaacatcgttggccttattgccgtcctataaaattttcccttgagcttcagtggcctacgacgatcacacaacacgccggatacactcttacacttcattcatccaacttgtattctatggttgagatctccagctaattctccgttctcttgcaagatagatcctaggtagcgaaaacggtcactttttgtgatcttcgctagattgctccggtcattagtgtggataagtatataaatggatagagataggaaagcaaacacaagatgtacgtgattcacccagattggctacgtccacggaatagaggagttctcattaattgtgaagggtttacacaagtacataggttcaagctctcctttagggagtacaagtgaatgatttagtacaaatgacattaggaaatattgtgggagaatgatctcttaaccacgaaacttctaagtcccggagtgtggtatcggcttgactttccttatctgtctcataggtagatgtggaatcttctctggaagtactcttcttccatccaggggtggtatctgtaactggtggagatgcacaaggtaatgtatcaatgtcacttgaagctt of Malus sylvestris chromosome 6, drMalSylv7.2, whole genome shotgun sequence contains these proteins:
- the LOC126625829 gene encoding MYB-like transcription factor 4, yielding MRKPCCEKRKTNKGAWSKQEDEKLTQYVEKNGEGSWRSLPLAAGLLRCGKSCRLRWVNYLRPNVKRGNFGEDEEDLIIRLHALLGNRWSLIAGRLPGRTDNEVKNYWNTHLRRKLIQMGVDPNNHRIGHTHNIGLTKPSFGSRKVNYPSKPVNSQGDKDSDHIKPLSDSTSGPESNTSCSGLPDLNLDLTIGPLSSFGY